The nucleotide window CTGCCCTTCATGAATGTGAATGGCTACTTCGCACTGGGCTTCAGCACGAACGGGCCTCAACCAAGGAAGGACGAGAATTACACATACTTCGATAACTTTAGCAAAGTTACCGGACGTCACGACCTCAAGTTCGGAGTGAATACGGAGCGGTTCATCATCAGCAATCCGTATTACACGAATAACAGCGGCGCATACACGTTCAACAGTTCGGCTACCTACAGCACGGGCGATCCCGCAGCCGATTTTCTGCTCGGAATCCCTGCAACTTACAATCAGGGGTCAGGTTTTTTCGTGGATATCCGAGCTTCCCAGTACTATGCCTATGCTCAGGATCACTGGAAGGCCACAAGCACCTTGAGCCTGGCTTATGGACTCGGCTACGAGGTGGAAACGCCATACGAGAATCTGCAGTACGACGGCGTGGGCGTCACCTGCTGGTTCCCGACTGACGTGCAGTCGAAGGTTTTTCCTGGAGCGCCTCCGGGAACACTGTATCCCGGCGACCAGGGCTGCAATCGTAACGGTGGACCCACGACTCACTGGAACCACTTTTCACCCCGTGTCGGATTTGCATGGTCACCGATGAATGGTCCTCAATCCATCTTCGGAGCGCATGGACAAGGAACTTTTGTGGTGCGCGGCGGCTTCGGCGTCTATTGGAATCGCGTACAGGCCGAAGGAGCGCAGGAGAACTCGAATGATCCGCCATTTTCTCTCAGCAGTGTCGGCGCGTCTGGATTAGGTGGCAACCCTGGCTTCGCAAATCCCTTCGCAGATATCGCTGGTACTCCAGGCGCTTCCTATACGGCGAATCCATTTCCATATTCTGTACCGAAGCCCGGTTCGGATGTGAGCTTCGCGTCTCTCTATCCGCTGGGCATGGACAATCTCACCGCGGACTTCGACGTTCCATACACTTACAACTTCAACCTGAATGTGCAGCGCGCATTGCCAAGCAACATGGTACTGACAGTGGGTTATGTCGGATCGCTTGGAAGAAGCCTGGCGCGGGCGCGTGAAGGCGATCCGCTCACGCAGCAGGGACACGACGACTGCCTCAACGGCACGGGCGCGGGCGCGCCAATTGACCTGGGCGGACGCACTTTCACCTGCCTGCAGCTGATCGGCTCACAATCTATTTACTTCCCGGGCGAAAAGCTGCAGCCAGGTGTGGTGCCGGGCTCTCAGATCCCGGGTGTGCTCCCCAATGGCGAGCCCTACTATTTCTCGATCGGCGGCATGCACACCAGTGGCTTTTCCAGCTATCACTCGCTCCAGGTATCGCTGGTGAAGGCTCCGACACACGGACTTTATTTCTCGCTCGCTTATACCTACAGTCACGCGCTCGATAATGCTTCGAGCCTCGAAGACTCCGTAGCGAATGGATACGGATCTAACTATGTTCCGGGCTTCGAATATCTGAGCTATGGTGACTCCGCCTATGACGCACGCCAGCGACTGGTGGGCGTCTACAACTATGAAATTCCGACCTGGCGTAGTTTGCAGAGCGTAGCACCAGTCCGCTCGATCCTTTCTGGCTGGCACTTCTCAGGCATCACGGCTGTACAAAACGGGTTCCCCGTCACCGTTTACGATGGAGGTGTCTATAACTCGCTCTATTGTGATCAGTTCAGCTTTGTGAACTGCCCCGATGTGCCCGACACGTCCACCTTTCGCATCAAGACGTTGAATCCGAGAAATGCTGGGCATTTCTGGTTCAACACCGCAACCTTTTCTCAGGAACCGATCGGGACCTTCGGAAATGTGAAGCGGAACTTCTTCCATGGTCCTGGATTCAACTACTCGAATTTTGAGGTCTATAAAAATATTCCACTCGGCGAGCATGACAGCACGCGGTATATCCAGCTTCGTCTGGAGGCTTATAACGCATTCAATCATGCGAACTTTGCGAACCCAAGCGGCAACTACGGAGCCGGCTCCACGGTCTTCGGCGTTGTGACCTCGGTCGATCAGCCTATCAATGCCGGCGGCGATCCGCAGCCCGGACGCGCCATTCAACTTGCCGGAAAGTTTTACTTCTAACCCTGCCGTCCGGTCGCCCCTGATATCCATCTTTTGATGGATATCAGAGGGATTTCTGCGGTCCTATACTCCGACGCAATCCCTTCATGGCAGATGAGAAACACGTGAGTACACCAGTGAACCCAAGGCGTCCAAAGCGCGGGACTTACAGGCCAAAGCCGGAGACGCTGGCTCAACTCGGAGTGTCCGGCAATCCTATCAATGGCCTTGGAGAGGCTACTCTACGCAGGCCTTCTCCCTTCTTTTGGCATCCGCCAGACAAGCATCCATGGGGTGGTTTGCAAATCATCGCACGTGAAAACTCGCGCAAGTGTCCGGGTTCCATGGATGCGTTTCAGGCTGCCTATAACTATCCTGAACTGGTTGAAGTTGCGGCGACAAAGACCCAGGCCACGCCGGAGCAGCTTTCTGCTCAATTGAAGCAGTTCGCTCTTGCCCACGAGGCCGATGACGTGGGCATCGCTCCAATGGACCCGCTCTATGTTTTTGAGGGCTACAGCGTTGAGGAGCCCTGGGTCATCGTGCTCGGTCTTGCGCACAATTACGAACGCCTCAGGGAAGTTCCTTCCGACGAGACGAATGGCGTCGGAGTCTGTGATGTCGGCGATCAGTATGCGAAGGGCACGCGCTCCTCTTACGCGCTCTCAAACTGGATTCGCTCGCAAGGCTACAACGCCAGCCCGTATCCCGGACCCTCCGCAGGGGCGCTGGCACTCATTCCTCCCGCCATCGCCGCCGGTCTTGGTGAGCTCGGCAAGCATGGCTCGCTGATCAGCCGGTATTTCGGCGCAGGTGTGCGTCTTGCGGGAATCGCCACCGATATGCCTCTTGTGGCCGATTTTCCGGATCACTTCGGCGCCGATGAGTTCTGTGCTACCTGCCAGGTTTGTACCAATGCCTGCCCTCCCGGTGCCATTGTTCCGCAAAAGCAAATGGTGCGCGGCGTTGAGCGATGGTATGTGGACTTCGACAAATGCATTCCGTACTTTGCTGAGGCCGCATCCTGCGGTATTTGCATTGCAGAGTGCCCCTGGACGCGTCCGACAGCGCGACCAAAGCTGCTTGCCACGATGGAGCGGCGGCTGCGCCAACTCGAACCAGAAAAGATTGAGCAGAGCAGATGAGCGAAGAATTATCCCGGTCCGTGAGCGAGAACTCCATCCGATACGCCGGCTGGGGAGTGACCGCCGCCGCCTTTGCTGGCGTGATGGTGAGCTTCGCTCCCATCATCCCTTATACCTTCAGTCTCTTTCTCAATCCATTGCATGCAGCCTTTGGCTGGAAGCGCCAGGCGATGGGCACAGCCTTCGCACTTGCCGCAATGACCGTCGCGTGCGTTTCGCCGCTGATCGGCCTGCTTCTTGACCGGTTCCCTCCGCGGCGCATTCTGTTACCGGCAATCGTCATCTTTTCGGCAGCGCTGGCTTCGTTGAGTCGCTTGGGTCCAGGCATCGCGCGCTTTTACTTCACTTTTTTCATCCTGGGCCTTGTAGCCAATGGCACGGCACAGTTTGCTTATACCCGGACGGTGCTGACATGGTTCGATCGCCGGCGCGGTCTGGCTCTTGCATTGATACTCACGGGTAGTGGAGTCGGGGCGTTCATCATTCCTCCGCTGACGCAATGGGTTATTCAGAATCACGGATGGCGCGATGCCTATCTTACGCTGGGTGGTATCGCACTGCTCGGCATTCCATTGACGGCACTGTT belongs to Silvibacterium dinghuense and includes:
- a CDS encoding carboxypeptidase-like regulatory domain-containing protein codes for the protein MSIFLLMLGFSGANRSSYGQATNASIHGTVIDPKGAVLPNALVTAINISTGIAMSQKTDSKGYFLFPQLHIGGPYSIAVDAIGFQRFIVTGIMLDLSSAREVDAQLQIGASSQTIQVNAQNVQVESSDIQLKNVIGARELEELPTLGRDAVQLQKTAPGVMEASDREATFSTNGSQTQENSYLLDGTDINDFLLNQPGITVNPDALAEINVISSTLDPEFSRNSGAIVDEALKSGTDQFHGSGFEFYRDTFLNNGNYFSATRPPFHQNVFGGTLGGPILKHHAFFFVAYQGLRNRTAQTQLTPVFSSAQRLGDFSNDVPQLSSKPIPFPAGLNGTTGYCPAGTPWNTCFPDGHIPAADFDSIANTLMNRYVPTANYTAAGTSYYNFNAPNTAADDQGIIRIDDQLTSKDSLWASTIFDSNPAMDTLPLPSTEATGTGATLPGFAANNSSHTKIFNASWTHIFNSTTLNELRAGYFRFNYKALEPATSTLAAPSSFGFNIVPQNEAAATLPFMNVNGYFALGFSTNGPQPRKDENYTYFDNFSKVTGRHDLKFGVNTERFIISNPYYTNNSGAYTFNSSATYSTGDPAADFLLGIPATYNQGSGFFVDIRASQYYAYAQDHWKATSTLSLAYGLGYEVETPYENLQYDGVGVTCWFPTDVQSKVFPGAPPGTLYPGDQGCNRNGGPTTHWNHFSPRVGFAWSPMNGPQSIFGAHGQGTFVVRGGFGVYWNRVQAEGAQENSNDPPFSLSSVGASGLGGNPGFANPFADIAGTPGASYTANPFPYSVPKPGSDVSFASLYPLGMDNLTADFDVPYTYNFNLNVQRALPSNMVLTVGYVGSLGRSLARAREGDPLTQQGHDDCLNGTGAGAPIDLGGRTFTCLQLIGSQSIYFPGEKLQPGVVPGSQIPGVLPNGEPYYFSIGGMHTSGFSSYHSLQVSLVKAPTHGLYFSLAYTYSHALDNASSLEDSVANGYGSNYVPGFEYLSYGDSAYDARQRLVGVYNYEIPTWRSLQSVAPVRSILSGWHFSGITAVQNGFPVTVYDGGVYNSLYCDQFSFVNCPDVPDTSTFRIKTLNPRNAGHFWFNTATFSQEPIGTFGNVKRNFFHGPGFNYSNFEVYKNIPLGEHDSTRYIQLRLEAYNAFNHANFANPSGNYGAGSTVFGVVTSVDQPINAGGDPQPGRAIQLAGKFYF
- a CDS encoding 4Fe-4S dicluster domain-containing protein, with the protein product MDAFQAAYNYPELVEVAATKTQATPEQLSAQLKQFALAHEADDVGIAPMDPLYVFEGYSVEEPWVIVLGLAHNYERLREVPSDETNGVGVCDVGDQYAKGTRSSYALSNWIRSQGYNASPYPGPSAGALALIPPAIAAGLGELGKHGSLISRYFGAGVRLAGIATDMPLVADFPDHFGADEFCATCQVCTNACPPGAIVPQKQMVRGVERWYVDFDKCIPYFAEAASCGICIAECPWTRPTARPKLLATMERRLRQLEPEKIEQSR